A window of the Halobacterium hubeiense genome harbors these coding sequences:
- a CDS encoding DUF6663 family protein, producing the protein METTTESTFRVLGAAPGHADDLLLLDRADHEPVRVAATGYDDLAEDVDALRPGYLVDATLAWDDGDARFAAVDVRKRTLFTYADAVTGLFEAALDTMEQARQEGAGVQGRPTFSADGEPNGAVYAFAEQPGERDVFEEIRTGALPLEPLVDRLDEEEDCEHEVFVFRPLEHDFVIVYLVLHKDSVLADTVRDTYDCPRPSEA; encoded by the coding sequence ATGGAGACTACGACGGAGAGCACGTTCCGCGTGCTCGGCGCCGCCCCCGGGCACGCCGACGACCTCCTGTTGCTCGACCGCGCCGACCACGAGCCGGTCCGCGTCGCCGCCACCGGCTACGACGACCTCGCCGAGGACGTGGACGCGCTCCGACCCGGCTACCTCGTCGACGCCACGCTCGCGTGGGACGACGGCGACGCGCGCTTCGCCGCCGTCGACGTCCGCAAGCGCACGCTGTTCACGTACGCCGACGCCGTCACGGGGCTGTTCGAGGCCGCCCTCGACACGATGGAGCAGGCCCGACAGGAGGGCGCCGGCGTGCAGGGCCGCCCGACGTTCAGCGCGGACGGCGAACCGAACGGCGCGGTGTACGCGTTCGCCGAACAGCCCGGCGAGCGCGACGTCTTCGAGGAGATACGGACCGGCGCACTCCCGCTTGAGCCGCTGGTCGACCGCCTCGACGAGGAGGAGGACTGCGAGCACGAGGTGTTCGTCTTCCGGCCGCTCGAGCACGACTTCGTCATCGTCTATCTCGTCCTGCACAAGGACTCGGTGCTGGCGGACACCGTCCGCGACACCTACGACTGCCCGCGTCCGAGCGAGGCCTGA
- a CDS encoding winged helix-turn-helix domain-containing protein, producing the protein MSGSDTPLDGAPLDPDGSLDDSLPPAEAFALLGNETRITILQELWLAPDQPVAFSDLRKRVGMKDSAQFNYHLSKLTDHFVRQVEGGYEFQYAGEKVVRAILAGTFTERVELEFPVTGECFDCGGSLEAAYADERLTVRCADCESVYGRYAFPPGGLRDRSTTEIEAAFDQRVRHLHCLAADGVCPECGGRVDTNVVPDDEDALGLDVRVDHTCRQCQHTITSPVGLSLLDNSAVVAFHADHGVELDTRKHWTLPWCVTDASTTYDADPTRVTVTIVLDDEAMDVTLDGDLRVVDTERRRAANGDDAGRVSAD; encoded by the coding sequence ATGAGCGGCTCCGACACGCCCCTCGACGGCGCGCCCCTCGACCCGGACGGCAGTCTCGACGACAGCCTGCCGCCCGCCGAGGCGTTCGCGCTGCTCGGGAACGAGACCCGAATCACCATCCTCCAGGAGCTGTGGCTGGCGCCCGACCAGCCGGTCGCGTTCTCCGACCTGCGCAAGCGCGTCGGCATGAAGGACAGCGCGCAGTTCAACTACCACCTCTCGAAGCTCACCGACCACTTCGTGCGGCAGGTCGAGGGCGGCTACGAGTTCCAGTACGCCGGCGAGAAGGTCGTGCGCGCCATCCTCGCGGGGACGTTCACGGAGCGCGTCGAACTGGAGTTCCCGGTGACCGGCGAGTGCTTCGACTGCGGCGGCTCGCTGGAAGCGGCGTACGCCGACGAGCGCCTGACCGTCCGGTGTGCGGACTGCGAGAGCGTCTACGGGCGGTACGCGTTCCCTCCGGGAGGGCTCCGCGACCGCTCGACGACCGAAATCGAGGCGGCGTTCGACCAGCGCGTGCGTCACCTCCACTGTCTGGCCGCCGACGGCGTCTGCCCGGAGTGCGGTGGCCGCGTGGACACGAACGTCGTCCCCGACGACGAGGACGCGCTCGGGCTGGACGTGCGCGTCGACCACACGTGCCGGCAGTGCCAGCACACCATCACCTCGCCGGTCGGCCTCTCCCTCCTTGACAACTCCGCGGTGGTGGCGTTCCACGCCGACCACGGCGTCGAACTCGACACACGGAAACACTGGACGCTCCCGTGGTGCGTGACCGACGCCTCGACCACCTACGACGCCGACCCGACCCGAGTGACGGTGACCATCGTGCTGGACGACGAAGCGATGGACGTGACGCTGGACGGCGACCTCCGCGTCGTCGACACCGAGCGCCGCCGCGCCGCCAACGGCGACGACGCCGGCCGCGTCTCCGCGGACTGA
- a CDS encoding metal-dependent hydrolase: protein MYRSGHYGVALLAYAPVLFVLGSLDRVVAAGAGLAVVLALTPLPDADHDLPLISHRGVTHTLLFAGVVGVAAGGAAWLLASPAGLAVAPAQAVVLAVGAGGAAAFAILAHLLADALTPMGVAALWPASSKRYSLGVTTADSTGWNVGLFALGVFATAAAAALAVQVA, encoded by the coding sequence GTGTACCGGAGTGGTCACTACGGCGTCGCGTTGCTCGCGTACGCTCCCGTCCTGTTCGTGCTGGGGTCGCTGGACCGCGTCGTCGCGGCCGGAGCGGGGCTGGCGGTCGTGCTCGCGCTGACGCCGCTGCCCGACGCCGACCACGACCTCCCGCTGATTTCGCACCGCGGCGTCACCCACACGCTGCTGTTCGCGGGCGTCGTCGGCGTCGCCGCCGGCGGCGCGGCGTGGCTGCTCGCGAGCCCGGCCGGCCTCGCGGTTGCACCAGCGCAGGCAGTCGTACTCGCCGTCGGGGCCGGCGGGGCCGCGGCGTTCGCGATTCTCGCGCACCTGCTGGCGGACGCGCTCACGCCGATGGGCGTCGCCGCGCTGTGGCCGGCGTCGAGCAAGCGCTACTCGCTGGGAGTGACGACCGCCGACAGCACCGGCTGGAACGTCGGGCTGTTCGCCCTCGGCGTGTTCGCGACGGCGGCCGCGGCGGCGCTGGCCGTCCAAGTCGCCTGA
- a CDS encoding cold-shock protein, whose product MAEGKVDFFNDTGGYGFISTDSDDVDDDEDVFFHMEDVGGPDLEEGQEVEFDIESSPKGPRATNLVRN is encoded by the coding sequence ATGGCAGAAGGCAAGGTTGACTTCTTCAACGACACTGGCGGCTACGGTTTCATTTCGACTGACAGCGACGACGTGGACGACGACGAGGACGTGTTCTTCCACATGGAGGACGTCGGCGGTCCGGACCTCGAAGAGGGTCAGGAAGTCGAGTTCGACATCGAGTCCTCCCCGAAGGGCCCGCGCGCGACGAACCTCGTCCGCAACTAA
- a CDS encoding M24 family metallopeptidase: MSAFEARTRECQQRLRERGAGGVVLFPSPNLYYLGGFREEPGERHFFLFVPVEGDPAFVAPELYGDQLRAATWVEDVRLWGDAEDPTELVAEAANDLGMTDGELLVDPTMWARFTQDLRATLPDATWGLADEVLGPLRVRKDDAELDVLGRAADAADAAMADVRDLGADAIGMTERELAGFVEDRLAAHGGDGTAFETIVGSGPNGAKPHHHRSEREVERGDPVVLDFGTRVDGYPSDQTRTVVFDGDPPAEFERVHEVVQEAQQAAVEAVEPGVSAEDVDAAAREVIADAGYGEAFVHRTGHGVGLDVHEEPYIVEGNDRALAEGMVFSIEPGVYLGGEFGVRIEDLVVVTEDGCQRLNDTPRGWRA, from the coding sequence ATGTCAGCGTTCGAGGCGCGCACCCGCGAGTGCCAGCAGCGGCTCCGGGAGCGCGGCGCCGGCGGCGTCGTCCTGTTCCCGAGCCCGAACCTCTACTACCTCGGCGGCTTCCGCGAGGAGCCCGGCGAGCGCCACTTCTTCCTGTTCGTGCCCGTGGAGGGCGACCCGGCGTTCGTCGCGCCCGAGCTGTACGGCGACCAGCTCCGGGCGGCGACGTGGGTCGAGGACGTCCGGCTGTGGGGGGACGCCGAGGACCCCACCGAACTGGTCGCCGAAGCGGCGAACGACCTCGGGATGACCGACGGAGAACTGCTCGTGGACCCGACGATGTGGGCGCGGTTCACGCAGGACCTCCGCGCGACGCTCCCGGACGCGACGTGGGGGCTCGCCGACGAGGTGCTCGGGCCGCTGCGCGTGCGGAAGGACGACGCCGAACTGGACGTGCTCGGGCGCGCCGCGGACGCCGCCGACGCCGCGATGGCGGACGTCCGCGACCTCGGCGCGGACGCGATTGGAATGACCGAGCGCGAACTCGCGGGCTTCGTCGAGGACCGCCTCGCCGCGCACGGCGGTGACGGCACCGCCTTCGAGACCATCGTGGGGAGCGGGCCGAACGGCGCGAAACCCCACCACCACCGCTCCGAGCGCGAGGTCGAGCGCGGCGACCCCGTGGTGTTGGACTTCGGGACGCGCGTGGACGGCTACCCCAGCGACCAGACGCGCACGGTCGTCTTCGACGGCGACCCACCGGCGGAGTTCGAGCGCGTCCACGAGGTCGTTCAGGAGGCCCAGCAGGCCGCGGTCGAAGCGGTCGAACCCGGCGTGTCCGCGGAGGACGTAGACGCCGCCGCGCGCGAGGTCATCGCCGACGCCGGCTACGGCGAGGCGTTCGTCCACCGCACGGGCCACGGCGTCGGCCTCGACGTCCACGAGGAGCCGTACATCGTCGAGGGCAACGACCGCGCGCTCGCGGAGGGGATGGTGTTCTCGATAGAGCCCGGCGTCTACCTCGGCGGCGAGTTCGGCGTGCGAATCGAGGACTTGGTGGTCGTCACAGAAGACGGCTGTCAGCGGCTCAACGACACGCCCCGGGGCTGGCGCGCGTAG
- a CDS encoding MATE family efflux transporter, translating into MVPNPFSRLLREIGLALARLGLISEERARRTSELAWPRIVTGVARMSKSAADVAMVGVVLGGTAIAGVGYAGPFWGAAFSLGGGLAAGTIALVSQRFSAEAYDELGQAIRSSTLLVFATTLPVAALFYLFPVELIDLLTDDPVAVAYGADYLRVLAFGVPFAGLNLVGSRALIGADDAWTAMVLRAGGAVVNVGLNAVFIFALGWGVEGAALGTVVSNVVIVAAFVVGITRGRLPLVGAFPVTVSPFGGYWDRETCRDVVTIGLPVVGRNSVWTGARFPLLAFVGLISSEAVAAYVVTRRIWGIMNAPGWGFGLAASSLVGQELGKGDESTAEAYGREIVVFSVATYALFAALVAVFARDIVVLFVEDPASASVPIAVGMVYAAALAIIPQGVTAAVAGALDATGDTRWPFYSRVFGMFGLAIPLVYLGATTSLGIFGVYLAFFAETVAPAVINYYRFATGKWKAISRGYRPEAAADD; encoded by the coding sequence GTGGTCCCGAACCCGTTCAGTCGGCTCCTCCGCGAAATCGGGCTGGCGCTGGCGCGCCTCGGCCTCATCTCCGAGGAGCGCGCGCGCCGGACGTCGGAGCTGGCGTGGCCCCGCATCGTCACCGGCGTCGCGCGCATGTCCAAGAGCGCCGCGGACGTCGCGATGGTCGGCGTCGTCCTCGGGGGGACGGCCATCGCGGGCGTCGGGTACGCCGGCCCGTTCTGGGGCGCGGCGTTCAGCCTCGGCGGCGGGCTCGCGGCCGGGACCATCGCGCTGGTCTCCCAGCGGTTCAGCGCCGAGGCCTACGACGAACTCGGGCAGGCGATTCGGTCGAGCACGCTGCTGGTGTTCGCGACGACGCTCCCGGTCGCCGCGCTGTTCTACCTCTTCCCCGTCGAGCTCATCGACCTGCTGACCGACGACCCGGTCGCGGTCGCGTACGGCGCCGACTACCTCCGCGTGCTCGCGTTCGGCGTGCCGTTCGCGGGCCTCAACCTCGTCGGCAGCCGCGCGCTCATCGGCGCCGACGACGCGTGGACCGCGATGGTGTTGCGCGCGGGCGGCGCGGTCGTCAACGTCGGCCTGAACGCCGTGTTCATCTTCGCGCTCGGCTGGGGCGTCGAGGGCGCGGCGCTGGGGACCGTCGTCAGCAACGTCGTCATCGTCGCGGCGTTCGTCGTCGGCATCACGCGCGGCCGCCTGCCGCTGGTCGGCGCGTTCCCCGTCACCGTCTCGCCGTTCGGCGGCTACTGGGACCGCGAGACCTGCAGGGACGTTGTCACCATCGGCCTCCCCGTGGTCGGCCGCAACTCCGTCTGGACGGGCGCGCGCTTCCCCCTGCTGGCGTTCGTCGGCCTGATTAGCTCCGAGGCCGTCGCGGCGTACGTCGTCACGCGGCGCATCTGGGGCATCATGAACGCGCCCGGGTGGGGGTTCGGGCTCGCGGCGTCCAGCCTCGTCGGGCAGGAACTCGGGAAGGGCGACGAGTCCACCGCGGAGGCGTACGGCCGCGAAATCGTCGTGTTCTCGGTCGCCACGTACGCGCTGTTCGCCGCGCTCGTCGCGGTCTTCGCCCGGGACATCGTCGTGTTGTTCGTCGAGGACCCCGCCTCCGCGAGTGTCCCCATCGCGGTCGGGATGGTGTACGCGGCCGCGCTCGCCATCATCCCGCAGGGCGTCACCGCGGCCGTCGCGGGCGCGCTCGACGCCACGGGGGACACGCGCTGGCCGTTCTACAGCCGCGTCTTCGGGATGTTCGGGCTGGCGATTCCGCTCGTCTACCTCGGCGCCACCACGTCGCTGGGCATCTTCGGGGTCTACCTCGCGTTCTTCGCGGAGACGGTCGCGCCCGCGGTCATCAACTACTACCGCTTCGCGACCGGGAAGTGGAAGGCCATCAGCCGCGGCTACCGGCCCGAGGCGGCCGCCGACGACTGA
- a CDS encoding CbtB domain-containing protein encodes MTATETVHDRVDFATESLTPAQIAAGLAFVALAGFALLFAQDPMVHDAMHNFRHAAGVTCH; translated from the coding sequence ATGACAGCGACAGAGACCGTCCACGACCGCGTCGACTTCGCGACCGAGAGCCTCACGCCCGCCCAGATAGCCGCCGGGCTGGCGTTCGTCGCGCTCGCGGGCTTCGCGCTCCTGTTCGCGCAGGACCCGATGGTCCACGACGCGATGCACAACTTCCGCCACGCGGCCGGCGTCACCTGCCACTAG
- a CDS encoding CbtA family protein gives MLYDYLKRGTKAGAVGGLAYGLFVAFVGNALVAFAETFEGGHSHAPAVPAAATQAVSVAAGVAFGVLLGAVAFGVAYYFLEPAIPGAADTKRYVLAAAGFLTVSGAPWVLFPPQPPGVSQSLPTDARLLWYGAMMVTGAVASAAAVYAYRRASRAFPTPAAAVLALAPLALVPAVALLAPANTVTSPVPDAFASAFRAVTAVGQLGLWVVTASAHVWLGRRADDASHADREEAPDAQPLGAR, from the coding sequence ATGCTGTACGACTACCTGAAGCGCGGGACGAAAGCCGGCGCCGTCGGCGGCCTCGCGTACGGGCTGTTCGTCGCGTTCGTCGGGAACGCCCTCGTCGCGTTCGCCGAGACCTTCGAGGGCGGCCACTCTCACGCGCCCGCCGTCCCCGCGGCCGCGACGCAAGCCGTCAGCGTCGCCGCCGGCGTCGCCTTCGGCGTCCTGCTCGGCGCGGTCGCGTTCGGGGTCGCGTACTACTTCCTCGAACCCGCCATCCCCGGCGCCGCCGACACGAAGCGCTACGTCCTCGCCGCCGCCGGCTTCCTCACCGTCTCGGGCGCGCCGTGGGTCCTGTTCCCGCCGCAGCCGCCGGGCGTCTCCCAGTCGCTGCCCACGGACGCGCGACTGCTGTGGTACGGCGCCATGATGGTCACCGGCGCCGTCGCGTCGGCCGCCGCGGTCTACGCGTACCGCCGCGCGAGCCGCGCGTTCCCGACGCCCGCCGCCGCAGTTCTCGCGCTCGCGCCGCTGGCGCTCGTCCCCGCCGTGGCGCTGCTCGCGCCCGCTAACACGGTCACGAGCCCGGTCCCGGACGCGTTCGCCAGCGCGTTCCGCGCCGTCACCGCCGTCGGCCAGCTCGGCCTCTGGGTCGTCACGGCGAGCGCGCACGTCTGGCTCGGGCGCCGCGCCGACGACGCCTCGCACGCCGACCGCGAGGAAGCGCCCGACGCACAGCCGCTCGGCGCGCGATGA
- a CDS encoding (2Fe-2S) ferredoxin domain-containing protein: MNERTSEVLAEGFTDLVVVCTNDRDADYACCGGVGGDEVAAAVREWLRERDAFWTHVYVVETSCLGLCSSDGAALAVQPRNEWYSGVAADEVPALLASVFGADATDLGAPA, encoded by the coding sequence ATGAACGAGCGCACCTCGGAGGTGCTCGCGGAGGGGTTCACCGACCTCGTGGTCGTCTGCACGAACGACCGCGACGCCGACTACGCCTGCTGCGGCGGCGTCGGCGGCGACGAGGTCGCGGCGGCCGTCCGCGAGTGGCTCCGCGAGCGGGACGCCTTCTGGACGCACGTCTACGTCGTCGAGACGTCCTGCCTCGGCCTCTGCAGCAGCGACGGCGCCGCGCTCGCAGTCCAGCCGCGCAACGAGTGGTACTCCGGCGTCGCCGCCGACGAGGTGCCGGCGCTGCTGGCATCGGTGTTCGGCGCGGACGCCACCGACCTCGGCGCGCCCGCCTGA
- a CDS encoding phosphoglycolate phosphatase, whose product MVAPLAVDIDGTLSRPDRSIDSRVLDVLREWDAPVVVATGKALPYPVALCQFVGVEERVIAENGGVAYVNDELFYFGDRDAAAAVREGFADAGFDLGWGESDLMNRWRETELAVSRERPLDVLTDLADEHGLSVVDTGFAYHVKATEPSKGAALEVVAAELGYEPADFAAVGDSANDVELFGVAGESYAVANADDAARGAADVVLDESYADGFLEAARRVRGE is encoded by the coding sequence ATGGTCGCGCCGCTCGCCGTCGACATCGACGGCACGCTCAGTCGCCCGGACCGCTCCATCGACAGCCGCGTGCTGGACGTGCTCCGGGAGTGGGACGCGCCGGTCGTCGTCGCCACCGGGAAGGCGCTGCCGTACCCGGTCGCGCTCTGCCAGTTCGTCGGCGTCGAGGAGCGCGTCATCGCGGAGAACGGCGGCGTCGCGTACGTGAACGACGAGCTGTTCTACTTCGGCGACAGGGACGCCGCCGCGGCCGTCCGCGAGGGGTTCGCGGACGCGGGCTTCGACCTCGGCTGGGGCGAGTCGGATCTGATGAACCGCTGGCGGGAGACCGAACTCGCGGTGAGCCGCGAGCGCCCGCTGGACGTGCTGACGGACCTCGCCGACGAGCACGGCCTGAGCGTCGTGGACACGGGGTTCGCGTACCACGTGAAGGCCACCGAGCCGAGCAAGGGCGCGGCGCTGGAGGTCGTCGCGGCGGAACTCGGCTACGAGCCCGCGGACTTCGCAGCGGTCGGGGACTCCGCGAACGACGTGGAGCTGTTCGGCGTTGCCGGCGAGTCGTACGCCGTGGCGAACGCCGACGACGCCGCCCGCGGCGCCGCCGACGTGGTGCTCGACGAGTCGTACGCCGACGGCTTCCTCGAAGCCGCGCGCCGCGTCCGCGGCGAGTAG
- a CDS encoding carbohydrate kinase family protein: MDLAARLADAPSPTMTMLPDGSIDRRFGVLNRGHAPESREAFVRELSGGQRSFVTEHRGVEPGGQAVNAAIQGHELGADVALYGHLDHEVFGVLDADAHSMGAPASVNVYEFEDAAMMLTTESTDIRTWTYDDLVAAGGETALDADAVVWTNWSSLANSTDALRRAADRPGEGGVLVLDPGGVAVRTPAEREEFVDALGALAGRYSVVVSANDEELDSLASAVGVESGVTEQAERLRELAGVTGVVMHGDERAVAATPGGVVAAPNFETADVSRFTGAGDRFSAALGFARACEWDWGPSLRLANACASFYVGTGLTGDRAAIAEYAAEAATLSGGSHND; the protein is encoded by the coding sequence ATGGACTTGGCCGCGCGGCTCGCGGACGCCCCCTCGCCGACGATGACGATGCTGCCCGACGGGAGCATCGACCGACGGTTCGGCGTGCTGAATCGGGGCCACGCCCCGGAGAGCCGCGAGGCGTTCGTCCGGGAGCTGTCGGGCGGCCAGCGCTCGTTCGTCACCGAGCACCGCGGCGTCGAACCCGGCGGGCAGGCCGTCAACGCCGCGATACAGGGCCACGAGCTCGGCGCCGACGTCGCCCTCTACGGCCACCTCGACCACGAGGTGTTCGGCGTACTCGACGCGGACGCGCACTCGATGGGTGCGCCCGCGTCCGTGAACGTCTACGAGTTCGAGGACGCCGCGATGATGCTCACCACCGAGTCCACGGACATCCGCACGTGGACGTACGACGACCTCGTCGCCGCGGGCGGCGAGACGGCGCTGGACGCCGACGCCGTGGTGTGGACGAACTGGTCGTCGCTGGCGAACTCCACGGACGCGCTCCGTCGCGCGGCCGACCGTCCGGGCGAGGGCGGCGTGCTCGTCCTCGATCCGGGCGGCGTCGCGGTACGAACGCCCGCCGAGCGCGAGGAGTTCGTGGACGCGCTGGGCGCGCTCGCCGGCCGCTACAGCGTCGTCGTCAGCGCGAACGACGAGGAACTCGATTCGCTGGCGTCGGCGGTCGGCGTCGAGAGCGGCGTCACCGAGCAGGCCGAGAGACTCCGCGAACTCGCGGGCGTCACGGGGGTCGTGATGCACGGGGACGAGCGCGCGGTCGCCGCCACGCCCGGGGGCGTCGTCGCCGCGCCGAACTTCGAGACGGCGGACGTCTCCCGGTTCACGGGCGCCGGCGACCGCTTCTCGGCGGCGCTGGGGTTCGCGCGAGCCTGCGAGTGGGACTGGGGGCCGTCGCTCCGGTTGGCGAACGCGTGCGCGTCCTTCTACGTCGGCACGGGGCTGACCGGCGACCGCGCCGCCATCGCGGAGTACGCCGCCGAGGCCGCGACGCTCTCCGGCGGGAGCCACAACGATTAA
- a CDS encoding DUF7504 family protein, giving the protein MSGDARRSGGAPATGGRREGATLVLGDADHDAACRRLAGDSPDSAYRIRATTDAAGGRCCADVADLYDTGVYDDLALSEAGVVVSDTIANLDAAAGRLVVCVDGLPRPTDESGRRQLLQFLHAVTHRVADADGRCHVHLAADADDDLAAVVEPLFETVVDASD; this is encoded by the coding sequence ATGAGCGGTGACGCGAGGCGCTCCGGCGGCGCGCCCGCCACGGGTGGACGCCGCGAGGGGGCGACGCTCGTTCTCGGCGACGCGGACCACGACGCCGCCTGTCGCCGGCTCGCCGGAGACAGCCCCGACTCAGCGTACCGCATCCGCGCGACCACCGACGCCGCCGGCGGGCGCTGCTGTGCGGACGTCGCGGACCTGTACGACACCGGGGTCTACGACGACCTCGCGCTCTCGGAGGCGGGCGTCGTGGTGTCGGACACGATTGCGAACCTCGACGCGGCGGCCGGCCGGCTCGTCGTCTGCGTGGACGGCCTGCCGCGCCCGACCGACGAGTCCGGCCGCCGCCAGCTCCTCCAGTTCCTCCACGCCGTCACGCACCGCGTCGCGGACGCGGACGGCCGCTGTCACGTCCACCTCGCCGCCGACGCCGACGACGACCTCGCGGCGGTCGTCGAACCGCTGTTCGAGACGGTCGTGGACGCCAGCGACTAG